CTGCCGCTGCAACACTTTCGCCATTCCAACGCGGTTAGGCAGCGGGTAAAACTGCAAACACAAATGGCATCCCTAAAATTTGCAAGAATGCGGGTTCGATTCCGAACTACCAGTAGGATAAAACCCGTCGTGCACATCCTCGGAGAATTCTCATGAAGCCCTTTTACGCCGTGCTCCTTGTTGTGGCGCTGGTGATCGTGTTGGGAATTGGCATGTGGATTTCGGCCTACGGAGCGTTGAACGCTGGCAATCAAACGGTGAAGGAATCGTGGAGCAACGTGCAATCGACTTTGCAGCGCCGGGCCGATCTTATCCCGAACCTGGTCAACACCGTGAAGGGCTACGCCACGCACGAGGAAAAAACGCTGACCGAAGTGACCGAAGCGCGCTCTAAAATAGGCTCGGTGAACATCGCCGCCGCCGTCAACGATCCGCAAGCCATGAAGCAATTGCAAGAGGCGC
This is a stretch of genomic DNA from Pirellulales bacterium. It encodes these proteins:
- a CDS encoding LemA family protein; this encodes MKPFYAVLLVVALVIVLGIGMWISAYGALNAGNQTVKESWSNVQSTLQRRADLIPNLVNTVKGYATHEEKTLTEVTEARSKIGSVNIAAAVNDPQAMKQLQEAQQQMAGALSHLIAVAEQYPNLKADQNFLTLQSELEGTENRINVAREHYNEDARTFNTKVNGFFARFVANSYGFKSAEYFEAAPEAQKVPEVKF